In Sphingomonas sp. Leaf357, a single genomic region encodes these proteins:
- a CDS encoding serine hydrolase, whose translation MNLNIFTASNSFTRRSVAVLVLVAMLGSCAYGNDKQLADAMSAPAYQLILPVPPRAPKFVAAPQALVANVTTLGTNFQGKVGIAVHSIDQGWTVQSNGETRMPQQSVSKLWVAMTVLDFRDAGRLKLDDPVTIRREDLTLFHQPVAALVKGDGYQTTVGELLQRALTMSDNTCNDRLLQYVGGPAAVRAFIARKNLGDIRFGPGERLLQSATAGLEWKPEYAFGNAFNRARDRLPKSDRIAAFDRYVANPPDGAAPLAIAGALAKLKQGKLLSASSTDYLIGTMESSRTGKQRMHGAVPPGWSFGHKTGTGQDLAGRTAGYNDVGVLMAPDGRSYSLAVMIGDTPRPIPERQALMQAVVAAVVMNHG comes from the coding sequence ATGAATTTGAACATCTTCACGGCCAGCAACAGTTTTACGCGCCGCTCGGTGGCCGTGCTGGTGCTCGTCGCGATGCTCGGATCCTGCGCCTACGGCAACGACAAGCAGCTTGCCGACGCGATGTCCGCCCCCGCCTATCAACTGATCCTGCCGGTGCCGCCACGCGCGCCCAAATTCGTCGCCGCGCCGCAGGCACTGGTCGCCAACGTCACGACGCTGGGCACGAATTTCCAGGGCAAGGTCGGCATCGCGGTGCACAGCATCGACCAGGGCTGGACGGTGCAGAGCAACGGCGAGACCCGCATGCCGCAGCAGAGCGTGAGCAAATTGTGGGTCGCGATGACCGTGCTCGATTTCCGCGACGCCGGGCGGCTGAAACTCGACGATCCGGTGACGATCCGGCGTGAGGATCTCACCCTGTTCCATCAGCCGGTCGCGGCGCTCGTCAAGGGCGACGGGTATCAGACGACGGTCGGCGAATTGCTGCAGCGCGCGCTGACGATGAGCGACAACACCTGCAACGACCGGCTGCTGCAATATGTCGGCGGCCCCGCTGCGGTGCGGGCGTTCATCGCGCGCAAGAATCTGGGCGATATCCGCTTCGGACCCGGCGAGCGGCTGTTGCAGAGCGCCACCGCCGGGCTCGAGTGGAAACCCGAATATGCGTTCGGCAACGCCTTCAACCGCGCGCGCGACCGGCTGCCGAAATCGGACCGGATCGCGGCGTTCGATCGCTATGTCGCCAATCCGCCCGACGGCGCCGCGCCGCTGGCGATCGCCGGCGCACTGGCCAAGCTAAAACAGGGCAAATTGCTGTCGGCGAGTTCGACCGACTATCTGATCGGCACGATGGAATCGTCGCGGACCGGCAAGCAGCGAATGCACGGCGCGGTGCCGCCGGGCTGGAGCTTCGGGCACAAGACCGGAACGGGCCAGGACCTTGCCGGGCGCACGGCGGGATACAACGATGTCGGCGTGCTGATGGCGCCGGACGGGCGCAGCTATTCGCTGGCGGTGATGATCGGCGACACGCCCCGCCCGATCCCCGAGCGCCAGGCGTTGATGCAGGCGGTGGTCGCCGCGGTGGTGATGAACCACGGTTGA
- a CDS encoding lipopolysaccharide biosynthesis protein: MRLVARLPFLFIAGRIYGPDQVGRFALAVVVVELAALIATLGLKRGLAQALSEGDRPAVCVVWDAMAVALIASLIASAVLVMVPEVMYPNSEIRGMDRWLALIVFATAWSDISLAALAYRRNVKATVTARAVIEPWTISIAAWAFSFYSLRDGLVLSYIASMVAALIASLIPFVRSYGLPYGWRPRPSILIGLARRNVPLAGADAIEWGTRNVDRFILGVMFEPKIVGIYYMAQQVASIPGKLKTSFDPILGPVVTTALARDDKEAVAAQVRQVGFWIMAAQVGLALMGSIPGEAVMGIVGPQFVAGTAALGFLLSAEAAASTGAVSESALVYIARFRNLLISAGMLCFQIGLSFALIFAMRGIGWPVNYQAAGPAIALFTSVGLTSIIKSSFLSHLLKARVAGWRWPMLWGALAAILVGGAFTMLPKRFEWAEVVIGIPAIAGTYLFVLFRWALTPADRALFKSMPKEGAAVPA, translated from the coding sequence ATGCGCCTCGTCGCGCGCCTGCCGTTCCTGTTCATCGCCGGGCGCATCTATGGCCCGGATCAGGTCGGGCGGTTCGCGCTTGCCGTGGTGGTGGTCGAGCTGGCCGCCCTGATCGCCACGCTGGGGCTGAAGCGCGGGCTGGCCCAGGCACTGTCGGAGGGCGATCGGCCGGCGGTGTGCGTGGTGTGGGATGCGATGGCGGTGGCGCTGATCGCGTCGCTGATCGCCAGCGCGGTGCTCGTGATGGTGCCGGAGGTGATGTACCCCAACAGCGAGATCCGCGGCATGGACCGCTGGCTGGCGCTGATCGTGTTCGCCACCGCCTGGTCGGACATCAGCTTGGCGGCGCTCGCCTATCGCCGCAACGTGAAGGCGACCGTCACCGCGCGCGCGGTGATCGAGCCGTGGACGATCAGCATCGCCGCCTGGGCCTTTTCCTTCTACTCGCTGCGCGACGGGCTCGTCCTCTCGTACATCGCATCGATGGTCGCCGCTTTGATCGCGTCGCTGATCCCGTTCGTGCGCAGCTACGGCCTGCCTTACGGCTGGCGACCGCGCCCCAGCATCCTGATCGGTCTGGCCCGGCGCAACGTGCCGCTGGCCGGGGCGGACGCGATCGAATGGGGCACGCGCAACGTCGATCGCTTCATCCTGGGCGTGATGTTCGAACCCAAGATCGTCGGCATCTATTACATGGCGCAGCAGGTCGCCTCGATCCCGGGCAAATTGAAGACCAGCTTCGATCCGATCCTCGGCCCCGTCGTCACCACCGCGCTGGCGCGCGACGACAAGGAGGCGGTGGCGGCGCAGGTGCGTCAGGTCGGCTTCTGGATCATGGCGGCGCAGGTCGGCCTCGCGCTGATGGGATCGATCCCGGGCGAAGCGGTGATGGGCATCGTCGGCCCGCAATTCGTCGCGGGCACGGCGGCGCTGGGCTTCCTGCTGTCGGCGGAGGCCGCGGCATCGACCGGAGCGGTCTCCGAAAGTGCGCTCGTCTATATCGCGCGGTTCCGGAACCTGCTGATTTCGGCCGGCATGCTGTGCTTCCAGATCGGCTTGAGCTTCGCCCTGATCTTCGCGATGCGCGGGATCGGCTGGCCGGTCAATTATCAGGCGGCGGGGCCGGCGATCGCGCTGTTCACGTCCGTGGGGCTGACGTCGATCATCAAATCGAGCTTCCTGTCGCACCTGCTGAAGGCGCGCGTCGCGGGGTGGCGCTGGCCGATGCTGTGGGGCGCGCTAGCGGCGATCCTGGTCGGCGGCGCATTCACGATGCTGCCCAAGCGCTTCGAATGGGCGGAGGTGGTGATCGGCATCCCGGCGATCGCCGGCACCTATCTGTTCGTGCTGTTCCGCTGGGCGCTGACCCCGGCCGACCGGGCGTTGTTCAAGTCGATGCCCAAGGAGGGCGCTGCGGTTCCGGCCTGA
- the tldD gene encoding metalloprotease TldD translates to MTSPTDPRAFLYHDGQLDPGEAQALTAQVLGKADDGELYLQYRKSEAFGFDDGRLKTASYDTQSGFGLRAVSGETTAFAHANELSSAAILRAGETMALIDPSKGAKAGPPQGTNRHLYTDADPLDLVPFADKVNLCQTIDAAARARDPRVAQVSVSLLGSWSVVEIVRPDGFVATDIRPLVRLNVSIVVEQNGRRETGNFGIGGRYLYHDLMQPETWNRAIDEALAQAVVNLDSVAAPAGEMTVLLGPGWPGILLHEAIGHGLEGDFNRKGTSAFSGRIGERVAAPGVTVIDDGSIADRRGSLSIDDEGTPTQENILIEDGILKGYIHDRLNARLMGVAPTGNGRRESFQHAPMPRMTNTFMRGGRDDPAELLARMKTGIFAKSFGGGQVDIVSGKFVFSCTEAYKVENGKLGAPIKGATLIGDGPSALTKVIGIGNDFALDEGVGMCGKGGQSVPAGVGQPTILMSGLTVGGTAV, encoded by the coding sequence ATGACCAGCCCGACAGACCCCCGCGCGTTCCTCTACCACGATGGCCAGCTCGATCCCGGCGAGGCGCAGGCGCTCACCGCGCAGGTGCTGGGCAAGGCCGATGACGGCGAACTCTATCTGCAATATCGCAAGTCCGAGGCGTTCGGCTTCGATGACGGACGGCTGAAGACGGCGAGCTACGATACGCAGTCGGGCTTCGGCCTGCGCGCGGTATCGGGCGAGACGACCGCCTTCGCGCATGCCAACGAACTCTCCTCCGCCGCGATCCTGCGCGCCGGCGAGACGATGGCGCTGATCGACCCGTCAAAGGGTGCCAAGGCCGGGCCGCCGCAGGGCACCAACCGCCACCTCTACACCGATGCCGATCCGCTCGATCTCGTGCCCTTCGCCGACAAGGTGAACCTGTGCCAGACGATCGACGCCGCGGCCCGCGCGCGCGATCCGCGCGTCGCGCAGGTGTCGGTCTCGCTGTTGGGCTCGTGGAGCGTGGTCGAGATCGTCCGGCCCGACGGCTTCGTCGCCACCGACATCCGCCCGCTCGTGCGGCTCAACGTCTCGATCGTGGTCGAACAGAATGGCCGGCGCGAAACGGGCAATTTCGGTATCGGCGGCCGCTATCTCTATCACGATCTGATGCAGCCCGAGACGTGGAACCGCGCGATCGACGAAGCGCTGGCCCAGGCGGTCGTCAATCTCGATTCGGTCGCCGCGCCGGCCGGCGAGATGACCGTGCTGCTCGGGCCGGGCTGGCCCGGCATCCTGCTGCACGAGGCGATCGGCCACGGGCTGGAGGGCGATTTCAACCGCAAGGGCACGTCGGCATTCTCGGGCCGCATCGGCGAGCGCGTGGCGGCACCCGGCGTGACGGTGATCGACGACGGATCGATCGCCGACCGTCGCGGCTCGCTCAGCATCGATGACGAGGGCACGCCGACGCAGGAGAATATCCTGATCGAGGACGGTATCCTGAAGGGCTATATCCACGATCGCCTCAACGCCCGCCTGATGGGCGTCGCGCCGACCGGCAACGGCCGCCGCGAATCGTTCCAGCACGCGCCGATGCCGCGCATGACCAATACCTTCATGCGCGGCGGCAGGGACGATCCGGCCGAACTGCTCGCGCGGATGAAGACCGGCATCTTCGCCAAGAGCTTCGGCGGCGGTCAGGTCGATATCGTCTCGGGCAAGTTCGTGTTCAGCTGCACCGAGGCGTACAAGGTCGAGAACGGCAAGTTGGGCGCGCCGATCAAGGGCGCGACGCTGATCGGCGACGGCCCCAGCGCGCTGACCAAGGTGATCGGCATCGGTAACGATTTCGCGCTCGATGAAGGCGTCGGCATGTGCGGCAAGGGCGGCCAGAGCGTGCCCGCCGGCGTCGGCCAGCCGACGATCCTGATGAGCGGCCTGACGGTGGG
- a CDS encoding ABC transporter ATP-binding protein: protein MTEAAISIANLCKTYAGGKRALDDVSFEVPRGQIFGLLGPNGAGKSTLINTLAGLVNKTSGTASIWGFDIDAHPRNAKASIGIVNQEIVFDPFFSPFEVLEIQAGLYGVPKKQRRSMELLRAVHLEDKANAYARTLSGGMKRRLMVAKAMVHSPPVLVLDEPTAGVDIELRQQLWAYVRQLNEQGVTVVLTTHYLEEAEELCDRIAIINQGKLIANKPTRELVGMAMEKLVEVTVDRDVAVAPHNAFFQKIELKGNRTLAITYAKDRVNAGEVLGAVQAEGYGIVDVSTREADLEDVFLNLTRAANAA from the coding sequence ATGACCGAAGCCGCCATATCGATCGCCAATCTCTGCAAGACCTATGCGGGCGGCAAGCGCGCGCTGGACGACGTGTCGTTCGAGGTGCCGCGCGGGCAGATCTTCGGGCTGCTCGGGCCGAACGGCGCGGGCAAATCGACTTTGATCAACACGCTGGCCGGGCTCGTCAACAAGACCAGCGGCACGGCATCGATCTGGGGTTTCGACATCGACGCGCATCCGCGCAACGCCAAGGCGTCGATCGGCATCGTCAACCAGGAGATCGTGTTCGACCCGTTCTTCTCGCCGTTCGAAGTGCTGGAGATCCAGGCCGGGCTGTACGGCGTGCCGAAGAAGCAGCGCCGCTCGATGGAATTGCTGCGCGCGGTGCATCTGGAGGACAAGGCCAACGCCTATGCCCGCACGCTTTCCGGCGGCATGAAGCGCCGGCTGATGGTGGCCAAGGCGATGGTGCATTCGCCGCCCGTGCTGGTGCTGGACGAGCCGACCGCTGGCGTCGACATCGAATTGCGCCAGCAGCTCTGGGCCTATGTCCGGCAATTGAACGAGCAGGGCGTCACCGTCGTGCTGACCACGCATTATCTGGAGGAAGCGGAGGAACTCTGCGACCGGATCGCGATCATCAACCAGGGCAAGCTGATCGCCAACAAGCCGACGCGCGAACTGGTCGGGATGGCGATGGAAAAGCTGGTCGAGGTGACGGTGGACCGCGACGTCGCGGTCGCTCCGCACAACGCATTCTTCCAGAAGATCGAGCTGAAGGGCAATCGCACGCTGGCGATCACCTATGCCAAGGACAGGGTGAATGCCGGCGAGGTGCTGGGCGCGGTGCAGGCGGAGGGGTATGGCATCGTCGACGTCTCGACGCGCGAGGCCGATCTGGAGGACGTGTTCCTCAATCTGACACGGGCGGCCAACGCCGCCTGA
- the nadB gene encoding L-aspartate oxidase, translated as MATNGHQSDVLIIGSGAAGLTAALNLADRFKVTVLAKGQLNEGSTAWAQGGIAAVLEPGDTFESHIEDTMIAGAGLNDRATVEFVVESAPAAIERLAQLGVPFNMEGDTRHLTREGGHSHRRIVHVDDATGWAVQEALQNAATAHPNITLVPDRVAIDLATSRHEERYSGAGNVWGVYAVNRASGRVELYTARATILATGGAGRTYLFSTAPRGATGDGIAMAWRAGCRVSNMEMMQFHPTCLYNLEVKNFLITEAVRGEGGRLLIPETGYRFMPDFDDRAELAPRDVVARAIDHEIKRLGLDYVHLDISHMGADFITHHFPTIYEKLLGLGIDMTKEPIPVVPAQHYTCGGIVIDLDGRTDLPGLYAAGECSESGLHGANRLASNSLLECFVFGESAAKHIISCWDHLPEPPAIRAWDESRVEDSDEEVVIKQNWTEIRRFMWNYVGIVRTTKRLERAQHRIRLLTEEVNDYYGHFRVTPDLIELRNLLQTAELIVRSALHRHESRGLHYTLDYPETLAEAVDTVLVP; from the coding sequence TTGGCGACCAACGGGCATCAGAGCGACGTGCTGATCATCGGTTCCGGCGCCGCCGGCCTGACCGCCGCGCTGAACCTGGCCGATCGCTTCAAGGTGACGGTGCTGGCCAAGGGGCAGTTGAACGAGGGCTCGACCGCCTGGGCGCAGGGCGGGATCGCCGCGGTGCTGGAGCCGGGCGACACGTTCGAAAGCCATATCGAGGATACGATGATCGCCGGCGCGGGGCTGAACGATCGCGCGACGGTGGAATTCGTCGTCGAGAGCGCGCCGGCGGCGATCGAGCGGCTGGCGCAGCTCGGCGTGCCGTTCAACATGGAAGGCGACACGCGCCACCTGACGCGCGAGGGCGGGCATTCGCACCGCCGCATCGTGCATGTCGACGACGCGACCGGCTGGGCGGTGCAGGAGGCGTTGCAGAACGCCGCGACGGCGCATCCCAACATCACCCTGGTGCCGGACCGGGTGGCGATCGACCTGGCGACCAGCCGGCACGAGGAACGCTATTCCGGTGCCGGCAACGTCTGGGGCGTCTATGCCGTCAACCGCGCGAGCGGCCGCGTCGAGCTGTACACGGCGCGGGCGACGATCCTGGCGACCGGCGGGGCGGGGCGGACCTACCTGTTTTCGACCGCCCCGCGCGGTGCCACCGGCGACGGGATCGCCATGGCGTGGCGCGCGGGCTGCCGCGTGTCGAACATGGAGATGATGCAGTTCCACCCGACCTGCCTGTACAATCTGGAGGTCAAGAACTTCCTGATCACCGAGGCCGTGCGCGGCGAGGGCGGGCGCTTGCTGATCCCCGAAACCGGGTATCGCTTCATGCCCGATTTCGACGACCGCGCCGAACTCGCGCCGCGCGACGTGGTGGCGCGCGCGATCGACCACGAGATCAAGCGGCTCGGCCTCGATTACGTGCATCTCGACATCAGCCATATGGGCGCGGACTTCATCACCCACCATTTTCCGACGATCTACGAAAAGCTGCTCGGGCTCGGCATCGACATGACCAAAGAGCCGATCCCGGTGGTGCCGGCGCAGCATTACACCTGTGGCGGGATCGTGATCGACCTGGACGGCCGGACCGACCTGCCCGGTTTGTATGCCGCCGGCGAATGCAGCGAGAGCGGGCTGCACGGGGCCAACCGCCTGGCCTCCAATTCGCTGCTCGAATGCTTCGTGTTCGGCGAAAGTGCCGCCAAGCACATCATCTCCTGCTGGGACCACCTGCCCGAGCCGCCGGCGATCCGCGCCTGGGACGAAAGCCGGGTCGAGGATTCGGACGAGGAGGTGGTGATCAAGCAGAACTGGACCGAGATCCGCCGCTTCATGTGGAATTATGTCGGCATCGTCCGCACCACCAAGCGACTGGAACGCGCGCAGCACCGCATCCGCCTGCTGACCGAGGAGGTGAACGATTATTACGGCCATTTCCGCGTCACGCCCGACCTGATCGAACTGCGCAACCTGCTGCAGACCGCCGAACTGATCGTGCGCAGCGCGCTGCACCGGCACGAGAGCCGCGGGCTGCATTACACGCTGGATTATCCCGAGACGCTGGCCGAGGCGGTGGATACGGTTCTGGTGCCTTGA
- the polA gene encoding DNA polymerase I: MPHLYLVDGSGYIFRAYHRLPPLTNKHGEPVGAVYGYTTMLWKLVDELHAADGPTHMAVILDKSSKTFRNDLYDQYKAHRPPPPEDLVPQFPMIRDATRAFSLPCIETEGLEADDIIACYAKAALAQGWSVTIVSSDKDLMQLIEPGLDLYDTMNNRRLGAEHVAEKFFGIAPTQLGDVLALMGDSVDNVPGVPGVGPKTAAKLILEHGDLTAVLAAAETMKAGKLRDNLIAHADMARLSRELVELRCDVALPEPLDDLVLQGIPDAPLRAFLEHHGFKSLLAKLSAVADAPVAAPHSDPGLITVPAEEDPPCDHDGYETVVDEAALDRWIAVARHQGWIAIDTETTGVDATRAELVGVSMALHPNLACYVPLAHGGTDMFAEVPVQLDRAVALAKLKTLFEDPSVLKIGHNLKYDMIVLGRCGLDVFPHDDTIVMSFDLDAGLHGHGMDELAATHLSHSCIAFKDVVGVGKTQRSFAEIDLKAATRYAAEDADVTLRLWRRFKPRLPAEAATRVYEMVDRPLIPVIAQMERHGIKVDAAKLSALSTEFAQQMGALEVEIHALAGGAFTIGSPKQLGDVLFERMGIKGGRKGKSGVYSTDVNELERIAADKDSPGKDIARKVLEWRQLSKLKSTYTDALQAQINPATGRVHTSYSLTGAQTGRLSSTDPNLQNIPIRTEIGRQIRDAFVAEPGNVLLAADYSQIELRLAAHMADVPALKAAFANGDDIHSLTAQELFGEVNRDTRGRAKTINFAILYGISRWGLAGRLDVTADEAQAMIDRYFERFPGIRNYIAATTEFVRDKGYTVTLFGRKTHFPRIASKIQHERQGAERAAINAPIQGTSADIIKRAMVRMGPALLEAGLPDVRMLLQVHDELVFELPEGDVDAARPVIERVMATAAEPLVTLDVPLGIEIGTGLSWGAAH, encoded by the coding sequence ATGCCGCATCTCTATCTTGTCGACGGTTCGGGCTATATCTTCCGCGCCTATCACCGCCTGCCGCCGCTGACCAACAAGCATGGCGAGCCGGTGGGGGCCGTCTATGGCTATACGACCATGTTGTGGAAGCTGGTCGACGAGCTGCACGCGGCGGACGGCCCGACGCACATGGCGGTGATCCTCGACAAATCGAGCAAGACGTTCCGCAACGATCTGTACGACCAGTACAAGGCGCACCGTCCGCCGCCGCCCGAGGATCTCGTCCCGCAATTCCCGATGATCCGCGATGCGACGCGCGCGTTCAGCCTGCCGTGCATCGAGACCGAGGGGCTGGAGGCGGACGACATCATCGCCTGCTACGCCAAGGCGGCGCTGGCGCAGGGCTGGTCGGTGACGATCGTGTCGAGCGACAAGGACCTGATGCAGCTGATCGAGCCGGGCCTCGACCTGTACGACACGATGAACAACCGCCGGCTGGGCGCCGAGCATGTCGCGGAGAAGTTCTTCGGCATCGCGCCCACGCAGCTCGGCGACGTGCTCGCCCTGATGGGCGACAGCGTGGACAACGTCCCCGGCGTGCCGGGCGTCGGCCCGAAGACCGCGGCGAAGCTGATCCTCGAACATGGCGACCTGACCGCCGTGCTGGCGGCGGCGGAGACGATGAAGGCGGGCAAGCTGCGCGACAATCTGATCGCGCACGCCGATATGGCGCGCCTCAGCCGCGAACTGGTCGAATTGCGGTGCGATGTGGCGCTGCCCGAGCCGCTCGACGATCTGGTGTTGCAGGGGATTCCCGATGCGCCGTTGCGCGCCTTTCTCGAACATCACGGCTTCAAGTCGTTGCTCGCCAAATTGTCGGCGGTGGCGGATGCGCCGGTCGCCGCGCCGCATTCCGACCCCGGCCTGATCACGGTGCCGGCGGAGGAGGATCCACCCTGCGATCACGACGGGTACGAGACGGTGGTGGACGAGGCCGCGCTGGATCGCTGGATCGCGGTCGCGCGGCACCAGGGCTGGATCGCGATCGATACCGAGACGACCGGGGTGGATGCCACGCGCGCCGAACTGGTCGGGGTGAGCATGGCGCTGCATCCCAACCTCGCCTGCTACGTACCTCTCGCGCATGGCGGCACCGACATGTTCGCCGAGGTGCCGGTACAGCTCGACCGGGCGGTGGCGCTGGCGAAGTTGAAGACCCTGTTCGAGGATCCGTCCGTCCTGAAGATCGGCCACAATCTGAAATACGACATGATCGTGCTGGGCCGGTGCGGGCTGGACGTGTTCCCGCACGACGACACGATCGTGATGAGCTTCGATCTCGACGCCGGGCTGCATGGCCACGGCATGGACGAACTGGCCGCGACCCATCTGTCGCACAGCTGCATCGCGTTCAAGGACGTGGTCGGGGTGGGCAAGACGCAGCGCAGCTTCGCCGAGATCGACCTGAAGGCGGCGACCCGCTACGCCGCCGAGGATGCCGACGTGACGCTGCGATTGTGGCGACGCTTCAAGCCGCGCCTGCCGGCCGAAGCCGCGACGCGGGTCTACGAGATGGTCGATCGCCCGCTGATCCCGGTGATCGCGCAGATGGAACGGCACGGGATCAAGGTGGATGCCGCCAAGCTGTCCGCGCTGTCGACCGAGTTCGCGCAACAGATGGGCGCGCTGGAGGTCGAGATCCACGCGCTGGCCGGTGGCGCGTTCACCATCGGCAGCCCCAAGCAGCTCGGCGACGTCCTGTTCGAGCGGATGGGCATCAAGGGCGGGCGCAAGGGCAAGTCGGGCGTCTATTCGACCGACGTCAACGAACTGGAGCGGATCGCCGCCGATAAGGATTCCCCCGGCAAGGATATCGCGCGGAAAGTGCTCGAGTGGCGGCAGCTGTCGAAGCTGAAATCCACCTATACCGATGCGTTGCAGGCGCAGATCAATCCGGCGACGGGGCGCGTGCATACGTCCTATTCGCTGACCGGTGCGCAGACCGGGCGATTGTCCTCGACCGATCCGAACCTGCAGAACATCCCGATCCGCACCGAGATCGGCCGTCAGATTCGCGACGCGTTCGTGGCCGAGCCGGGCAACGTCCTGCTCGCCGCCGATTATTCGCAGATCGAACTTCGCCTCGCCGCGCACATGGCCGACGTGCCCGCGCTGAAGGCCGCGTTCGCCAATGGCGACGACATCCACAGCCTCACCGCGCAAGAATTGTTCGGCGAGGTCAACCGCGACACGCGCGGGCGGGCCAAGACGATCAACTTCGCGATCCTCTACGGCATCAGCCGCTGGGGCTTGGCGGGGCGGCTCGACGTGACGGCGGACGAGGCGCAGGCGATGATCGATCGCTATTTCGAACGCTTTCCCGGCATCCGCAACTATATCGCCGCGACGACCGAATTCGTGCGCGACAAGGGCTACACCGTCACCTTGTTCGGGCGGAAGACGCATTTCCCGCGCATCGCCTCCAAGATCCAGCACGAACGCCAGGGCGCCGAGCGCGCGGCGATCAACGCGCCGATCCAGGGCACCAGCGCCGACATCATCAAGCGCGCGATGGTGCGGATGGGGCCGGCCTTGCTCGAAGCGGGCTTACCCGACGTGCGCATGCTGCTCCAGGTGCACGACGAACTGGTGTTCGAACTGCCTGAGGGCGATGTGGACGCGGCCCGGCCGGTGATCGAGCGCGTGATGGCGACGGCGGCCGAGCCTCTGGTGACGCTGGATGTGCCGCTCGGGATCGAGATCGGCACCGGGCTCAGCTGGGGCGCGGCGCATTGA
- a CDS encoding zinc-finger domain-containing protein codes for MIAPETLRVSHKRNACDGATDIPGGAALGHPRVFLEIDETGYVDCGYCDRRFILIGGPADGADQSTLPDHGDGAGR; via the coding sequence ATGATCGCCCCAGAAACCCTCCGCGTCTCCCACAAGCGCAACGCCTGCGATGGCGCGACCGACATTCCCGGCGGCGCGGCGCTCGGCCATCCGCGCGTGTTCCTCGAGATCGACGAGACCGGCTATGTCGATTGCGGCTATTGCGACCGGCGCTTCATCCTGATCGGCGGGCCGGCAGACGGCGCGGATCAGTCCACGCTCCCCGATCATGGGGATGGCGCGGGCCGATAA